One part of the Phaeodactylum tricornutum CCAP 1055/1 chromosome 17, whole genome shotgun sequence genome encodes these proteins:
- a CDS encoding predicted protein, translated as QTLINTSEALSNKRLLALYFSGSWCAPCRQFTPVLAELYSYLAEKFPSHGLEIVFVSSDRDSNDFDNYIRCMPWLAIPWEGVARHQLKLSSLYGVRGIPSIVVL; from the coding sequence CAGACATTGATTAATACTTCAGAAGCGCTTAGCAACAAACGCTTGTTAGCGTTGTACTTCTCAGGGAGCTGGTGTGCCCCCTGCCGTCAGTTCACTCCCGTCCTTGCTGAGCTTTACTCATATCTTGCGGAAAAATTTCCAAGTCACGGTCTTGAGATTGTTTTCGTCAGCTCTGACCGTGATTCGAATGACTTCGATAACTACATTCGCTGCATGCCGTGGCTAGCTATACCTTGGGAAGGAGTTGCCAGGCATCAGCTGAAGCTGTCTTCACTGTACGGAGTACGGGGTATCCCGTCGATTGTAGTGCTA
- a CDS encoding predicted protein: MRLALSTEEPEFDLDVLFEEDGPKEEHYECEPVQYACGVRLRRKINIDRNRNASVISRTVPISKDWNITVWEWEKPAAVVETYWQVEQQGLALTAASYSPSRQTLLDPFGLISWPGAVVAAQEMQEYEHLIRGKKVLILGSGVGIEAQAAASLGAGSVLATDIHPTTLKLLEYGAKEAGFRGVISTRVLDLFSVEPLPDCDFMIVADVLYNDRLGAQVAKRCLEVRKNNSSTVVLIADSQRFVREFEKDLNQGFRALEQPRVAWVSRWLPQFTGSGVLIDTDQTYSVKARIIWIGLNTRK; this comes from the exons ATGCGTTTGGCCCTGAGTACGGAAGAGCCCGAGTTTGACCTTGACGTTTTGTTTGAAGAGGATGGTCCAAAGGAAGAACATTATGAATGTGAACCCGTCCAGTACGCATGTGGTGTAAGGCTTAGGCGAAAGATCAACATCGACAGAAATCGTAACGCATCAGTCATAAGTCGAACAGTTCCAATCTCTAAGGATTGGAACATAACA GTATGGGAATGGGAAAAACCTGCTGCCGTTGTAGAAACTTACTGGCAGGTTGAGCAACAAGGCCTTGCTCTCACCGCAGCAAGTTACTCACCATCTCGCCAGACTTTACTTGACCCCTTTGGATTGATCTCTTGGCCTGGTGCTGTAGTGGCAGCTCAAGAAATGCAAGAATACGAGCACTTGATCCGTGGTAAGAAAGTTCTTATTTTGGGATCGGGGGTAGGTATTGAGGCCCAGGCGGCAGCATCGCTGGGGGCAGGTTCGGTATTAGCAACGGACATTCATCCAACAACTTTGAAGTTGCTAGAATATGGTGCAAAAGAAGCGGGCTTTAGGGGAGTTATATCAACAAGGGTGCTTGACCTCTTTTCAGTGGAGCCGCTACCCGATTGCGACTTTATGATTGTAGCTGACGTGCTATACAATGATAGACTGGGAGCACAAGTTGCAAAGCGCTGTCTCGAAGTAAGAAAGAACAACTCTTCGACTGTGGTCCTTATTGCAGATTCGCAGCGCTTTGTGCGCGagtttgaaaaggatttAAACCAGGGCTTCCGCGCTCTAGAACAACCTCGTGTAGCATGGGTTTCGCGTTGGCTGCCTCAATTTACTGGGAGCGGCGTCCTAATTGACACAGATCAAACATACTCGGTCAAGGCGCGTATTATCTGGATTGGACTGAATACAAGAAAGTAA
- a CDS encoding predicted protein, translated as MTPLSVIIFFLFAVVWPHASSLQQSARNRRAFIGSAAALIGGTNFVTFESADALISSKYCASGVGDGCDDLSEGNELIKSLQEKSAAKRDQYAQASRRIPP; from the exons ATGACTCCATTGAGCGTGATTATATTTTTTCTCTTCGCTGTCGTCTGGCCTCACGCTAGCTCGTTGCAGCAAAGCGCTCGGAATCGGAGAGCATTTATCGGGAGCGCTGCTGCCTTAATCGGGGGGACGAACTTTGTCACTTTTGAAAGCGCTGATGCCTTAATATCCAGTAAATACTG TGCTTCTGGGGTCGGTGATGGCTGTGATGACTTATCAGAAGGAAACGAATTAATCAAGTCCCTCCAGGAGAAGAGTGCCGCCAAACGAGACCAGTATGCCCAGGCAAGTCGAAGAATACCTCCTTGA
- a CDS encoding predicted protein, with amino-acid sequence MSKIRALVVSFHVALLLRNSSAFLGQKVLGRRTSRTLSLPASPDDDLKGGRDLAREFYEQVRKRESYPEADFDELSELPEKKSAPMEPIDQRPPAKEIKEQQNKNVAKPSAPPGSRPNYFKPRKFTGASPSPTDGGSLFSSEQAEPTENSAVFRERQQEFRLAGNFERTFGLQVALVAFLTSIIVVVGLSGGITDGSDRDF; translated from the coding sequence ATGTCGAAAATTCGAGCACTTGTTGTTTCCTTTCACGTAGCGCTTTTGCTGCGGAATTCCTCGGCGTTCCTTGGACAAAAGGTTCTAGGCAGGAGGACAAGCCGAACTTTATCGCTACCAGCATCTCCGGACGATGACTTGAAGGGTGGACGAGATCTTGCTCGTGAGTTTTACGAACAAGTAAGAAAACGTGAAAGTTACCCAGAGGCAGACTTCGACGAGTTGTCGGAACTGCCGGAGAAAAAGTCAGCGCCAATGGAGCCAATCGACCAACGACCCCCTGCAAAAGAAATAAAGGAACAACAAAACAAGAATGTTGCCAAACCATCCGCCCCACCAGGTTCTCGCCCGAACTATTTTAAGCCACGCAAATTTACCGGAGCCTCGCCGAGTCCAACTGATGGTGGATCACTGTTTTCGTCGGAACAAGCAGAGCCGACTGAGAATTCGGCTGTATTCCGagaacgacaacaagaaTTTCGCCTCGCCGGAAACTTCGAGCGAACGTTTGGATTGCAGGTTGCGTTGGTAGCGTTTTTGACATCCATCATAGTAGTAGTGGGTCTTTCCGGCGGGATAACGGATGGTTCCGACCGTGATTTCG
- a CDS encoding predicted protein, with protein MNSSQRIVVAATQITGAGLRDSDVSGFCFRAERAIELAVRQGANLVLLPELWNAPYFCQSQEAILMDLADPVENNVLIRRMQRLAQIYNVVLPVSIFERKNNALYNSVVVIDADGSLLGTYRKSHIPDGTGYQEKFYFTPGDTGFRVFDTKVGKVGVAICWDQWFPEAARALALQGADVLLYPTAIGSEPQDPTLSSVDHWQRTMQGHSAANMVPVVASNRFGTEILQHPDGTEKQRIHFYGRSFVTNNTGEKIAECADNSDPEEPVTIVTAEIDPEQNRRDRAAWGLFRDRRPELYQILLTKDGNM; from the coding sequence ATGAATTCGTCCCAGAGAATTGTCGTCGCGGCGACACAGATCACCGGTGCCGGTTTACGAGATTCGGACGTTTCGGGATTCTGTTTCCGGGCGGAACGGGCCATTGAACTAGCCGTGCGGCAGGGTGCGAATCTGGTGTTACTGCCGGAACTGTGGAACGCTCCCTACTTTTGCCAATCGCAAGAGGCCATCCTGATGGATTTGGCTGATCCTGTGGAAAACAACGTTTTGATCCGAAGAATGCAACGATTGGCACAGATTTACAACGTTGTCTTGCCGGTTTCCATCTTTGAGCGTAAGAACAATGCACTCTACAACTCGGTTGTCGTGATAGATGCGGATGGGTCTCTACTCGGTACCTATCGAAAGTCGCATATTCCGGACGGTACCGGTTACCAAGAAAAGTTTTACTTTACCCCCGGCGACACTGGCTTTCGTGTGTTTGACACGAAAGTTGGCAAAGTCGGCGTCGCTATCTGTTGGGACCAGTGGTTTCCCGAAGCAGCTCGGGCTTTGGCATTGCAAGGTGCCGACGTCCTGTTGTATCCCACAGCAATCGGGAGTGAGCCCCAGGATCCAACACTGAGCTCGGTCGATCACTGGCAACGCACCATGCAAGGCCATTCGGCCGCTAATATGGTACCTGTAGTAGCATCCAACCGATTTGGAACCGAAATTTTGCAACATCCGGATGGAACCGAGAAACAACGGATTCACTTCTACGGAAGGTCGTTTGTTACGAACAATACTGGTGAGAAAATTGCGGAATGTGCGGATAACAGCGATCCGGAGGAACCCGTCACTATTGTAACGGCAGAGATCGACCCGGAACAGAATCGTCGCGATCGTGCCGCGTGGGGGCTTTTCCGCGATCGGCGACCAGAACTGTATCAGATCTTGCTGACTAAGGATGGGAATATGTAG
- a CDS encoding predicted protein: MPNIRRTFPGDDKDSSEEDDSSPQVFHRNGGGKQLVRPGGKYLRPRHDDEDDDEESSSEEEEDPPQQQIFSRAGGGKQLRPSGGGGKYLRPSGGQEDDDDESEDDDEELDDDEDDEEDQTAPQSQTVRVMPRGGGKNFIRMHAQQQQAEDSESESEDDEDVVVVEEETPASAPAPVVVPAVPQARGKMLSSMRPPPQEDDDDSEEDDDEVEVLENVQPIKPVQRGGGKAIYGGAGGGKQLRQPEPEHEEEKPKPTTISRSPAGGKQLRRPEAEKEEETPKPTNISRSPAGGKQLRRAESEEDIPKVAAIIRSPEGGKQLRRPEPEQEKKEPSEASKISRSPAGGKQLRRPIPKEDTEDDDDEDDEIFGDDDDDEESDYEEAVAAKRSTANGRPKRRTAAKKVIVEEDEEIFGDDDVSSDEERELDINNTEALIRDEDDRKYLDTLPELEREAILGERFEKLKNEQDLKKAIKEAKRQADEKSGNVQSTAQRKATPGKKSAKKGTADDDQALARKLAGASRRESTRDKDAKGAKSKKAAALAALKKERKIQKQQDSDDSEMDFGDDSDDDSDEDYDDGGFMPWQKKAKTPKSTVSRLDKDDEKMDSEDDRDGADVSRSKTTSDRSGGSAVEATLEDFKKVTVPRRRLARWCNEPFFEAAILNCFVRVLIGEDENGDKVYRLCEITDVKTGMKVYKFPIAKKGDKPIMTTKTLTLKFGKNEKEFPMSLVSDAPPDEVDMKKYVTVMRNNRQEPLTKRQGNKLHRLQHDLVHNYVYTTEDIERNLQQRKKQGKKLGNFGAELTKAAIAVQAGKDFVNEAEKKLNDAKRSLMESDSNDASFEKSVKDAEQTLERAKANLEEIIQDERKMLDVVDNRKRLLNQRAKDRNWAKVNLRAVQANQKADREANKPLDSALSGSAKKDTFNPYARRRVKPKILWEVGQDDDTEEAKVGEVGGSEDAPKEYSNIPPPNLVQETDDNTAALSESHQFAIDEEGLAQASATSILFGSNSSMKRKRNRRGLSLSDYMEQKASGRL, from the exons ATG CCCAATATTCGTCGAACCTTTCCGGGGGACGACAAAGACAGTagcgaagaagacgactcgtctccACAAGTGTTCCACCGTAATGGTGGGGGCAAGCAGTTAGTCCGACCCGGCGGCAAGTATCTCCGACCGCggcacgacgacgaagacgatgatgaagaatCTTCCtcagaggaggaagaagaccCCCCGCAACAGCAGATTTTTAGTCGAGCCGGTGGTGGCAAGCAGCTGCGCCCGTCGGGAGGAGGCGGAAAATATTTGCGTCCATC TGGAGGtcaggaagacgacgacgatgagagtgaagatgacgatgaagagctggacgacgacgaagacgacgaggaagaccAGACTGCTCCACAATCCCAGACCGTACGCGTAATGCCGCGTGGAGGGGGCAAAAACTTTATTCGAATGCACGcccagcaacagcaagcgGAAGACAGCGAAAGCGAgagcgaagacgacgaggatgtggtggtggtggaagaagaaacgccaGCTTCTGCGCCGGCCCCGGTTGTAGTGCCGGCGGTTCCGCAAGCCCGAGGCAAAATGCTGTCCAGCATGAGACCTCCGCCacaagaagacgacgatgactcggaagaagacgatgacgaagtAGAAGTTCTGGAAAATGTCCAACCAATTAAGCCGGTGCAGCGTGGCGGAGGGAAAGCAATTTATGGTGGAGCGGGTGGGGGAAAGCAGCTTCGCCAACCAGAACCCGAAcacgaggaagaaaagccCAAGCCAACAACCATTTCGCGATCTCCCGCCGGTGGCAAGCAATTACGTCGCCCTGAAGCTGAGAAAGAAGAGGAAACGCCGAAGCCAACAAATATTTCTCGATCCCCGGCAGGTGGAAAACAACTACGTCGGGCGGAATCAGAAGAGGATATTCCAAAGGTTGCTGCAATCATACGTTCACCCGAAGGGGGAAAGCAACTTCGAAGGCCTGAACCCGAACAGGAGAAAAAGGAGCCGTCTGAGGCATCGAAAATTTCCCGCTCGCCGGCTGGGGGTAAACAGCTCCGACGTCCTATTCCGAAGGAAGACactgaagacgacgacgatgaagatgatgaaatctttggcgacgatgacgatgatgaggagTCAGACTACGAAGAAGCAGTCGCGGCGAAAAGATCGACTGCAAACGGTCGACCCAAACGCAGAACTGCGGCAAAGAAGGTCATTGttgaggaagacgaggaaatctttggtgacgacgatgtCAGTAGCGACGAAGAACGGGAACTCGACATTAATAATACCGAAGCTTTGATCcgcgacgaagacgatcgCAAATATCTAGATACCCTGCCAGAGCTCGAACGTGAAGCAATATTGGGCGAGCGTTTTGAAAAACTCAAGAACGAACAGGATTTGAAAAAAGCCATTAAAGAGGCCAA ACGCCAGGCAGACGAGAAATCGGGAAATGTTCAATCTACAGCACAGCGTAAGGCAACCCCGGGCAAGAAATCTGCCAAAAAAGGTACGGCAGATGACGACCAAGCCCTCGCGAGAAAACTCGCTGGAGCCAGTCGGCGAGAATCTACTCGTGACAAGGATGCGAAAGGAGCGAAGAGCAAAAAGGCCGCGGCTCTAGCGGCCTTGAAGAAAGAGCGCAAAATACAGAAGCAGCAAGATTCCGATGACAGTGAAATGGACTTCGGCGACGATTCCGATGATGATTCCGATGAAGATTATGATGATGGGGGCTTTATGCCGTGGCAAAAGAAGGCCAAAACACCGAAATCGACAGTTTCACGTCTCGACAAAGATGACGAGAAAATGGATTCCGAAGATGACCGCGACGGCGCCGACGTATCCAGGAGTAAGACGACTTCGGATCGGAGTGGAGGTTCGGCGGTTGAAGCCACTTTGGAGGACTTCAAAAAAGTAACAGTTCCTCGCCGGCGCCTTGCACGGTGGTGCAATGAACCTTTCTTCGAAGCAGCTATTTTGAATTGCTTCGTACGGGTGCTTATCGGAGAAGACGAGAATGGCGACAAGGTCTATCGCTTGTGTGAAATCACGGATGTCAAAACAGGGATGAAAGTGTATAAGTTTCCGATCGCTAAGAAAGGTGACAAGCCCATCATGACTACGAAGACTCTGACTCTGAAATTTGGGAAAAACGAGAAAGAGTTTCCTATGTCGTTGGTCTCTGATGCGCCGCCGGACGAAGTGGACATGAAGAAGTACGTGACTGTGATGAGAAACAATCGCCAAGAGCCTTTAACGAAGCGACAAGGAAACAAACTTCATCGTCTCCAGCACGACTTGGTTCACAACTACGTATATACTACTGAAGACATTGAGCGCAATCTTCAACAACGAAAGAAACAAGGAAAAAAGCTGGGAAATTTTGGAGCGGAGCTGACCAAGGCTGCGATCGCAGTTCAAGCTGGCAAAGATTTTGTCAATGAAGCAGAGAAAAAATTGAACGATGCCAAGCGAAGCTTGATGGAATCTGACAGTAATGATGCGTCTTTTGAGAAGAGCGTGAAGGATGCTGAACAGACTCTTGAGCGTGCAAAGGCGAACCTGGAGGAGATTATACAAGATGAAAGAAAGATGCTTGATGTCGTGGATAATCGTAAGCGATTGCTAAACCAACGAGCGAAAGATCGAAATTGGGCCAAAGTTAACCTGCGTGCCGTCCAAGCAAATCAAAAAGCAGACCGGGAGGCTAACAAGCCACTTGACAGTGCACTATCGGGTTCCGCCAAAAAAGATACGTTCAACCCGTATGCTCGCCGTCGAGTGAAACCGAAGATTCTCTGGGAGGTAGGGCAAGATGACGacacggaagaagcgaaagTAGGGGAAGTCGGGGGAAGCGAAGACGCTCCGAAAGAATACTCGAACATTCCGCCACCTAATCTCGTTCAAGAAACCGACGACAACACCGCTGCCCTTAGCGAGAGCCATCAGTTTGCTATAGATGAAGAAGGGCTTGCTCAGGCATCGGCTACATCTATTCTGTTCGGATCAAATAGTTCAATGAAGCGAAAACGCAACCGAAGAGGTCTAAGCCTTTCGGATTACATGGAGCAAAAAGCAAGCGGGCGTTTATAG
- a CDS encoding predicted protein, protein LDVGGTLAKLVYFEQETDAPVEGHRERHRELGGEFHFIQFETRRMQNAMDLIRANDLHNHIVEMGATGGGAHKFASAWQEELGITMHKEEELESLVAGMQFVLSTVIGECYTYRPEELKGDGWRWSRKVQRDAITYSSTYPYMLVTIGTGVSILRVDGPRKHERVSGSTIGGGTYWGLIRLLTDIDDFEHVMRLAEQGDATKVDMMVGDIYGNKSDALEKLGLPSNLVASSFGKLVAKDDPANGLKEEDLARALLLMVTNNIGQVAYLNAKLHNTPRIYFVGNFLRQNNISQRRLAYAIDFWSKGEMEALFLEHEGYFGALGAF, encoded by the exons CCGTGAGCTCGGTGGCGAATTCCATTTCATACAATTCGAAACCCGCCGAATGCAAAACGCCATGGACTTGATACGGGCCAACGATCTACACAATCACATTGTGGAAATGGGTGCCACTGGAGGGGGTGCGCACAAGTTTGCATCCGCTTGGCAGGAGGAGCTCGGCATCACCATGCACAAGGAAGAAGAGCTAGAAAGCCTGGTTGCCGGTATGCAGTTTGTTCTGAGTACAGTAATAGGCGAATGCTACACATATAGACCTGAAGAACT CAAAGGTGACGGATGGCGGTGGTCACGGAAAGTTCAACGAGACGCCATCACATACTCCTCAACTTATCCATACATGCTGGTTACGATTGGAACTGGTGTAAGTATTCTACGTGTGGATGGTCCACGCAAGCATGAACGTGTTTCTGGTTCGACCATTGGTGGTGGGACTTACTGGGGTCTGATTCGGCTCCTTACGGATATTGACGATTTTGAACATGTAATGCGACTAGCGGAACAAGGCGATGCGACAAAAGTTGATATGATGGTGGGGGATATTTACGGCAACAAGAGCGACGCTTTGGAGAAGCTGGGCCTGCCATCAAATTTGGTGGCGTCCTCGTTTGGAAAGCTTGTAGCCAAAGATGATCCAGCAAATGGTTTGAAGGAAGAGGATTTGGCAAGAGCTCTCTTACTCATGGTCACCAACAATATCGGGCAAGTTGCTTACTTGAATGCAAAGCTGCATAATACACCACGCATCTACTTTGTAGGAAATTTTTTGCGACAAAATAATATTTCACAAAGGCGTTTGGCGTACGCGATAGACTTTTGGAGTAAAGGTGAGATGGAGGCTCTCTTTTTGGAGCATGAGGGCTACTTCGGTGCGCTGGGAGCCTTC